In Deferribacter autotrophicus, a single genomic region encodes these proteins:
- a CDS encoding class I SAM-dependent RNA methyltransferase, with amino-acid sequence MKTYNNIPIIDTAYGGYGVAKIEGSYTVFIPFTVEGDVVDFQITTQKKTHAFGKLLQIKEKSYHRKEIACPYLFQCGGCLFGHIDYGSQLTIKEKIVKNFFRKISNFKIDEIISSSPDRYRFRATFRILKNKSGFLGFKSNRFIQVENCLICKTSMIEKIKEFLRFANSDAPTKCYIIENEENKALINFEGKIEKDSIEIENVVGIKTKNKIFGQEKIKISVDDTFYYCGFDSFSQSNRYLLNKFLCYSTKFLKKNDRVLELYSGSGFFTNTISRKTETVTAVEENFEATKLLKELNLNNLNVFTEKVEKLQQSILKNHNILFVDPPRSGLSKNVIKLALKHSFEKIIYVSCNPATMARDISKLIDKYQIENFYIIDMFPNTYHIESIAYLTLR; translated from the coding sequence ATGAAAACCTATAATAATATCCCCATCATTGATACAGCCTATGGTGGTTATGGTGTAGCAAAAATTGAAGGTAGCTACACTGTTTTTATCCCCTTTACAGTGGAAGGGGATGTTGTCGACTTTCAGATAACCACGCAGAAAAAAACTCATGCTTTCGGAAAACTATTACAAATCAAAGAAAAATCTTATCACCGAAAAGAAATAGCCTGCCCCTATCTTTTCCAATGTGGAGGGTGCCTTTTTGGACACATTGATTACGGCAGTCAGCTTACAATAAAGGAAAAAATCGTAAAAAACTTTTTTCGAAAAATTTCCAATTTTAAGATAGATGAAATAATAAGCTCATCCCCTGATAGATACAGATTCAGAGCAACATTTAGAATTTTGAAAAACAAATCTGGCTTTTTAGGTTTCAAGAGTAACAGATTTATCCAGGTTGAAAATTGCTTAATTTGTAAAACATCAATGATTGAAAAAATCAAAGAGTTTTTAAGATTTGCGAATTCAGACGCTCCAACAAAATGTTACATTATTGAAAATGAAGAGAATAAGGCGCTTATAAATTTTGAAGGTAAAATTGAGAAAGATAGTATCGAAATCGAAAATGTCGTGGGGATAAAAACTAAAAATAAAATTTTTGGACAAGAAAAAATAAAAATCAGCGTTGATGATACATTTTACTACTGTGGATTTGACTCTTTCAGCCAATCAAACAGATATCTTCTCAATAAATTTCTCTGCTATTCTACAAAATTTTTAAAAAAGAATGATAGAGTGTTAGAACTTTATTCAGGTAGCGGCTTCTTTACCAATACTATATCTAGAAAAACTGAAACGGTAACAGCCGTGGAAGAAAACTTTGAAGCGACAAAACTCTTAAAAGAACTAAACCTTAATAATTTAAACGTATTCACAGAAAAGGTTGAAAAATTACAACAAAGCATATTGAAAAATCATAATATTCTTTTTGTTGATCCTCCAAGATCTGGTTTATCTAAAAATGTTATAAAACTTGCCCTCAAGCATTCTTTTGAAAAAATCATATATGTTTCATGCAATCCTGCTACAATGGCAAGAGATATTTCAAAGTTAATTGATAAATACCAAATTGAAAATTTTTACATAATTGACATGTTTCCTAATACATATCATATTGAATCTATAGCATATCTCACATTGAGGTAA
- the thiH gene encoding 2-iminoacetate synthase ThiH produces MSFYDIYKHYDWDEIKNFIYSRDETDIISTLGKQHLTDEDFATLLSPAAEKYIEEMAQTAHKITVMRFGKTIKLYAPLYLSNVCTNSCIYCGFNVHNKIPRITLNEDEIEVEAKAVSDTGIKHILLLTGEAPKIANIDYLKKATEICSKYFSSIGIEIYPLDIEGYKTLVDAGVDLLTIYQETYNRKTYNEVHLAGKKKDFLWRLETPERGAAAGLRTVGIGALMGLDDFRVEEFFVGIHAKYLMKKYWKTHFTVSFPRIRKAEGCYAPRCYVSDKNLVQSIVAMRMFLHDVGIVISTREPAWLRDNLIPLGVTQMSAGSKTEPGGYALHEDEKAEQFHIEDNRPVNEIINVIRSKGYDPVLKDWDRAFVQPVSV; encoded by the coding sequence ATGAGTTTTTATGACATATACAAGCATTACGATTGGGATGAAATAAAAAACTTTATTTATTCAAGGGATGAAACTGATATAATCTCCACCCTTGGGAAGCAACACCTGACAGATGAAGACTTTGCCACCTTACTTTCACCTGCTGCTGAAAAATATATTGAAGAGATGGCACAAACTGCTCATAAAATCACAGTTATGCGCTTTGGAAAAACAATAAAACTCTATGCTCCACTATATCTGTCCAATGTTTGTACAAATTCTTGTATCTACTGCGGATTTAACGTGCATAACAAAATTCCTAGGATTACACTTAATGAAGATGAAATCGAAGTGGAAGCAAAAGCTGTAAGTGACACAGGGATAAAACATATACTGCTTCTAACAGGTGAAGCACCAAAAATTGCCAACATTGACTACTTAAAAAAAGCTACTGAAATATGCAGTAAATATTTCTCGTCAATAGGTATAGAAATCTATCCTTTGGATATAGAAGGCTATAAAACACTTGTAGATGCAGGTGTTGACCTTTTAACGATTTATCAAGAAACTTACAACAGAAAAACTTATAATGAAGTGCATCTTGCTGGTAAGAAAAAAGATTTTTTATGGAGACTCGAAACCCCAGAAAGAGGGGCTGCTGCAGGACTTAGAACAGTAGGAATTGGAGCATTGATGGGTCTTGACGACTTCAGAGTAGAAGAGTTTTTCGTAGGAATACACGCAAAATACCTAATGAAAAAATATTGGAAGACCCATTTTACCGTATCTTTCCCTCGTATTAGAAAAGCTGAAGGATGTTATGCTCCGCGCTGTTATGTATCGGATAAAAATCTCGTACAATCGATTGTTGCAATGAGAATGTTTTTGCATGATGTGGGTATCGTAATATCCACAAGAGAACCTGCTTGGTTGAGAGATAACCTCATCCCCCTTGGTGTTACACAGATGAGCGCAGGCTCTAAAACCGAACCCGGCGGTTATGCACTACATGAAGATGAAAAGGCTGAACAATTTCACATAGAAGATAATAGACCTGTGAATGAAATTATAAATGTTATAAGGTCAAAAGGGTATGACCCTGTCTTAAAAGATTGGGACAGAGCCTTTGTCCAACCTGTATCAGTTTGA
- a CDS encoding thiazole synthase encodes MFKNELIIANRTFKSRLMVGTGKFPNSEIMKKALEASETEIVTVALRRVDISNPQDDILSHIDTEKYLLLPNTSGARDAEEAVRLARLARAAGCEPWVKLEVTPDPYYLLPDPIETFKAAELLVKEGFNVLPYINADPVLAKRLEEIGCVTVMPLGAPIGTNKGIKTAENLKIIIEQSNVPVVVDAGLGAPSHAALAIEMGADAVLVNTAIATANDPVKMAIAFKLAVEAACVARDAGLPAAKQYAEASSPLTGFLRE; translated from the coding sequence ATGTTTAAAAACGAACTAATTATTGCAAACAGAACATTCAAAAGTCGCCTTATGGTCGGCACAGGTAAGTTTCCAAACAGTGAAATTATGAAAAAAGCTCTTGAAGCTTCAGAAACGGAAATTGTCACAGTGGCTTTAAGACGTGTGGATATAAGTAATCCTCAAGATGACATTTTATCTCATATTGATACGGAAAAATATCTCTTACTTCCTAACACCTCCGGAGCAAGGGATGCTGAAGAAGCCGTACGCCTTGCAAGATTGGCAAGGGCTGCTGGATGTGAGCCATGGGTAAAATTGGAAGTTACCCCAGACCCATATTATCTTTTACCTGACCCCATAGAAACCTTTAAAGCAGCTGAATTACTTGTAAAAGAAGGATTCAACGTTTTGCCATACATAAATGCAGACCCAGTTTTAGCAAAAAGACTCGAAGAAATAGGGTGTGTAACCGTTATGCCCCTTGGAGCCCCCATAGGAACAAATAAAGGAATAAAAACTGCAGAAAATCTGAAAATTATCATAGAACAAAGCAACGTGCCGGTGGTAGTAGACGCAGGTCTTGGAGCGCCAAGCCATGCTGCACTTGCTATTGAAATGGGGGCCGATGCTGTACTTGTCAATACAGCAATTGCCACTGCCAACGATCCTGTAAAAATGGCCATTGCTTTTAAACTTGCTGTTGAAGCTGCATGTGTAGCAAGGGACGCAGGACTGCCCGCCGCAAAGCAATATGCTGAGGCATCGAGTCCACTAACCGGATTTTTGAGGGAATAA
- a CDS encoding CBS domain-containing protein: MYAKQIMYTPKFVVKPNDKLHIVVEKWKNKPCDVPVVDNEGVVVGLITAKQIIRKILPQYLLNGNIDNVMGFSDLPNFSEKICECFKKEVKDVMKSDYNWAYEDESTLSIALKLINDKKCVRTIVVIDRNKKLKGLIDVWSVVKRMLKEGNCTFEW, encoded by the coding sequence ATGTACGCAAAACAGATTATGTACACGCCAAAGTTTGTGGTAAAACCAAATGATAAATTACATATAGTAGTGGAAAAATGGAAAAATAAACCCTGTGATGTCCCAGTTGTTGATAATGAAGGGGTTGTGGTGGGTTTAATCACAGCAAAACAAATTATAAGAAAAATTCTTCCTCAGTATTTACTTAATGGTAATATTGATAATGTTATGGGTTTTTCTGACCTACCAAATTTTTCAGAAAAAATTTGCGAGTGCTTTAAAAAAGAAGTAAAAGATGTTATGAAAAGTGATTACAACTGGGCTTATGAAGATGAAAGCACGTTATCAATTGCTTTAAAACTGATTAATGATAAAAAATGCGTAAGAACTATTGTAGTAATAGATAGAAATAAGAAATTAAAAGGGCTTATCGATGTTTGGTCTGTAGTAAAAAGAATGTTAAAAGAAGGTAACTGTACATTTGAATGGTAA
- the traF gene encoding conjugal transfer protein TraF, with amino-acid sequence MRLVTYILLSLIIPSLVFSAEWQIVGPRALGMGGAYVAVVNDSTAAYWNPAAFGFYKTTDVRKYQNRNFGLGVGVGAGYSIHNDLGEKIDNILDFDYDVISSDISSDGQISLQNLDDYVNLINNVAKINENDAVVFKTNGYIASRIGHFGIGVYALGNIAALPILDLKNIGINTSTTNIIDTLKDVDGTTGETPSNSNLQDLAQEIANTLPNWSLSDANDYLADLEDSLNTQGIPITQDIINAAYTVAKVANDAQSGKSYDQNQSKIKFNGLIYVEVPLTYGYAFNKNFAIGGNVKFMKGRYYESYVSLYDDNNDNDLFDNAKDDYEESTTFGVDLGAMYKIGNTITLGIVGRNLNTPKFDKPSGGEYKLDPQARAGIAITPFSWLTLAADIDLTKNDTNVNNYDSQNLSIGAEIELLKFLALRAGYYKNLAESDIDNVYTAGLGLNFYLFRLDAGIAFSDKTTTIDGNDLPNEIKAEVALSFEF; translated from the coding sequence ATGCGTTTAGTCACTTATATCTTACTTTCCTTAATTATTCCATCTTTAGTTTTTTCTGCTGAATGGCAAATAGTTGGTCCCCGCGCACTTGGTATGGGTGGAGCATATGTTGCTGTGGTAAATGATTCAACAGCTGCATACTGGAATCCTGCAGCATTCGGTTTTTACAAAACTACAGATGTTAGGAAATATCAAAACAGAAATTTTGGCTTAGGAGTAGGAGTGGGTGCTGGTTATTCCATTCATAATGATTTAGGTGAAAAGATTGATAATATACTCGATTTTGATTACGATGTTATTTCAAGTGATATTTCCTCAGATGGACAAATAAGTCTACAAAATTTGGATGACTATGTGAATCTCATAAACAATGTAGCAAAAATCAATGAAAATGACGCTGTAGTTTTCAAAACAAACGGTTATATTGCTTCGAGAATTGGACATTTTGGTATTGGTGTTTATGCACTGGGAAATATAGCTGCTCTTCCAATTCTTGATTTAAAAAATATCGGCATTAATACATCAACTACAAATATAATCGACACATTAAAAGATGTAGATGGAACAACAGGTGAGACACCATCAAACTCTAATTTACAAGATTTGGCTCAAGAAATAGCTAACACACTTCCAAACTGGTCACTAAGTGATGCCAACGACTACTTAGCTGATTTAGAAGACTCATTAAACACCCAAGGAATACCCATCACTCAAGATATTATTAATGCTGCATATACTGTTGCAAAAGTGGCAAATGATGCTCAAAGTGGTAAATCTTATGATCAAAACCAATCAAAAATAAAATTTAATGGTTTGATTTATGTAGAGGTTCCTTTAACTTATGGATACGCATTTAATAAAAATTTTGCCATTGGTGGTAATGTGAAGTTCATGAAAGGTCGTTACTACGAATCTTATGTTTCTTTATATGACGATAACAACGACAATGACCTTTTTGACAATGCAAAAGACGATTATGAAGAATCAACAACTTTCGGTGTTGACCTTGGTGCAATGTATAAAATTGGAAATACCATCACTCTTGGAATTGTTGGTAGAAATTTAAACACTCCAAAATTTGATAAGCCATCAGGTGGAGAATATAAACTGGACCCTCAAGCCAGAGCTGGTATTGCAATTACACCTTTTAGCTGGCTTACACTTGCAGCAGATATTGACCTCACAAAAAATGACACTAATGTAAACAATTATGATTCTCAAAACCTCTCAATCGGTGCAGAAATCGAACTGCTAAAATTTTTGGCTCTCAGAGCTGGGTATTATAAAAATCTTGCTGAAAGTGACATTGACAATGTCTATACAGCAGGACTTGGTCTAAACTTTTACTTATTCAGACTCGACGCAGGAATAGCTTTCAGCGACAAGACAACTACAATTGATGGCAACGATTTGCCAAATGAAATCAAGGCAGAAGTAGCACTCTCTTTTGAATTCTAA
- a CDS encoding Wzz/FepE/Etk N-terminal domain-containing protein, which yields MENKSQYQNIPNYYEDEIDLYELWLTIKKYKKLIFAIVIVSLIIATLYTFLTPRVYTVENTLFLPNLKTINDTLFSSSSGSKTSDRSIFNKNDIKNLLSNLDKYDENTLKNYLKLNDDEIQTLKSIKVSDIKRGNLLTIRIDVQDIALAKNILNKILDYINNLNLIKESLQQNKLLLEKERDNLYAKIVEYKFLIKKLKSFNHQRDNLYLGFDPYGALLDVEHKYNLILETLKTYNKFNKITYLSDPIYPNKPSKPKTKLIIAVSFITSLMFGIFLAFFIEWIKNAQKRYEKNN from the coding sequence TTGGAAAACAAATCACAATATCAAAATATCCCTAATTATTACGAAGATGAAATTGATTTATATGAGTTATGGTTAACAATTAAAAAATATAAAAAACTAATATTTGCAATAGTCATCGTTTCATTGATTATTGCTACTTTGTATACTTTTTTAACACCAAGAGTGTATACCGTGGAAAATACTTTGTTTTTACCTAATTTAAAAACTATAAACGATACTTTGTTTTCTTCTAGTTCAGGATCAAAAACCAGTGATAGGTCTATCTTTAATAAAAACGATATCAAGAATTTGTTGTCAAACTTAGATAAATATGACGAAAATACATTGAAAAATTATTTAAAATTAAATGATGATGAAATTCAAACGCTTAAAAGTATTAAAGTCTCAGATATAAAAAGAGGTAATTTATTGACAATCAGAATTGATGTTCAGGATATAGCTTTAGCCAAGAACATACTTAACAAAATTTTAGATTATATAAACAACTTAAATCTTATTAAAGAATCACTACAGCAAAATAAATTGCTGTTAGAAAAAGAAAGAGACAATCTTTACGCAAAAATAGTGGAATACAAATTTCTAATTAAGAAACTAAAAAGTTTCAATCATCAAAGAGATAATCTTTATTTGGGATTTGACCCTTATGGTGCTTTATTAGATGTTGAGCATAAATACAATTTAATTTTAGAAACACTTAAAACATATAATAAATTCAACAAAATAACATATTTATCTGATCCAATTTATCCAAACAAACCTTCTAAACCTAAAACGAAATTAATAATTGCTGTTTCCTTTATTACCTCTTTAATGTTCGGAATTTTTCTAGCTTTTTTTATTGAATGGATAAAAAATGCACAAAAAAGATATGAAAAAAATAATTAA
- a CDS encoding YkgJ family cysteine cluster protein — protein MNKNEIYKRVKEIVAQYGLNLKGLREVLAFTDGFIEENKEKFNTGLIDCKAGCGYCCVVNISVLGIEAENIAEYLTSNFHNDIINLKQKLREKYLLAKGLTDEERIAAKIECIFLDERKNCMIYPVRPILCRSVTSTDHNKCIEAVTMSVMDEDIKIISNIYIKEIYETIYIALADVLKEKGKDYKSYRLLDIMYRLLN, from the coding sequence ATGAATAAAAATGAGATTTATAAAAGGGTAAAAGAAATTGTTGCTCAATATGGTTTGAATTTAAAGGGATTACGTGAGGTTTTGGCTTTTACAGATGGTTTTATAGAGGAAAATAAAGAGAAGTTTAATACTGGGTTGATTGATTGTAAGGCAGGATGTGGTTACTGCTGTGTTGTGAATATATCAGTTTTAGGAATTGAAGCAGAGAATATAGCAGAATATTTAACGTCAAATTTTCATAATGACATTATAAACTTAAAACAGAAGTTGAGAGAGAAATATTTGCTTGCCAAAGGACTTACTGATGAAGAGAGGATTGCAGCTAAAATAGAATGCATTTTTTTGGATGAGCGTAAAAACTGTATGATTTATCCTGTGAGACCGATTTTATGCAGGAGTGTGACTTCTACTGACCATAATAAATGTATTGAAGCAGTTACAATGAGTGTTATGGATGAGGATATAAAAATAATTTCAAATATTTATATTAAGGAGATATATGAAACTATTTACATTGCTCTAGCGGATGTTTTAAAAGAAAAAGGTAAAGATTATAAAAGTTATCGTTTGCTTGATATTATGTATAGGTTATTAAATTAG
- the larB gene encoding nickel pincer cofactor biosynthesis protein LarB yields the protein MNKDILRILEELKSGKLDSIAAAQKIEEKFILNHDEFHIDTHRRERLGFDEVIYGKEKTINQLESIIKLYLEKDLRFFCTGLDNLKIDTLTKQFGSNVTFCRKSGTAKNFEYPPCKFKKTVGIITAGSSDAKVAYEAHETLKVLGVAAKTYIDVGVAGIHRFFKYSEDLKKHTVLIVIAGMEGALSSVVGGLFPQPIIAVPTSVGYGTALGGFTPLFAMLTSCANGITVVNIDNGFGAAMAAFRIINCLPEAQNDR from the coding sequence GTGAATAAGGATATATTACGTATTTTAGAAGAATTAAAGTCAGGTAAACTTGATAGTATAGCAGCTGCACAAAAGATAGAAGAAAAATTTATTCTTAATCATGATGAATTTCACATTGATACTCACAGAAGAGAACGTCTTGGTTTTGATGAAGTAATTTATGGAAAAGAGAAAACAATTAATCAGCTTGAAAGCATTATTAAATTATATCTTGAAAAAGATCTTCGTTTTTTCTGCACAGGACTTGATAACCTTAAAATTGACACCCTCACAAAACAGTTTGGCTCCAATGTAACCTTTTGTAGAAAAAGTGGTACAGCTAAAAATTTTGAATACCCACCTTGCAAATTTAAGAAAACGGTTGGCATAATCACTGCTGGTAGCTCTGATGCTAAAGTAGCTTACGAAGCTCATGAAACCTTGAAGGTTCTTGGAGTTGCCGCAAAAACCTATATTGATGTAGGTGTGGCAGGGATTCATCGTTTTTTCAAATATTCAGAAGATTTGAAAAAACACACTGTTCTCATAGTAATTGCAGGAATGGAAGGTGCACTTTCAAGTGTTGTAGGAGGTTTGTTCCCTCAACCCATAATAGCTGTGCCAACATCTGTTGGATATGGCACTGCACTTGGAGGTTTTACTCCATTATTTGCCATGCTCACAAGCTGTGCAAATGGTATTACTGTAGTAAATATCGATAACGGCTTTGGCGCTGCAATGGCAGCTTTCAGAATAATAAACTGTTTGCCAGAGGCTCAAAATGATAGATAA
- a CDS encoding RlmE family RNA methyltransferase — translation MYKRKDAYYKKAKKEGFKSRAAYKLIEINNKYQLIKKGDVVLDAGCAPGGWSQAVLTIVGKKGLVVGIDILPVEGITFHNFHFIQGNLLDAETLNKVLDISRNFDTVISDAAPNTTGQKITDHVNSLELVKTILSFAEKVLKKGGNFLFKLFDGEDRDEFIKLLKTKFSTIKIIRPDATRKSSFEIYVVCKGYKGE, via the coding sequence ATGTATAAAAGGAAAGACGCTTATTACAAAAAGGCAAAAAAAGAAGGCTTTAAATCAAGAGCGGCTTATAAATTAATAGAAATAAACAACAAATATCAGCTTATAAAAAAAGGGGATGTCGTTCTGGACGCAGGATGCGCTCCCGGTGGCTGGTCTCAAGCAGTATTAACCATAGTAGGAAAGAAGGGATTAGTTGTTGGAATTGATATTTTGCCAGTGGAAGGTATCACTTTTCACAATTTTCATTTTATTCAGGGCAACCTTCTTGATGCTGAAACTCTTAACAAAGTATTAGATATTTCAAGAAATTTTGACACAGTAATTTCTGATGCTGCCCCAAACACAACTGGGCAAAAGATTACGGATCATGTTAATAGTCTTGAACTAGTAAAAACCATACTCTCCTTTGCAGAAAAAGTGCTAAAAAAAGGCGGAAACTTTCTATTCAAGCTTTTTGACGGTGAAGATAGAGATGAATTCATAAAATTATTAAAAACGAAATTTTCAACGATTAAGATTATCCGTCCTGATGCCACAAGGAAAAGCTCCTTCGAGATTTACGTAGTATGTAAAGGATACAAAGGTGAATAA
- a CDS encoding Rne/Rng family ribonuclease — protein sequence MSKEIIINSTVNETRVAILENGTVSEIYIERHNKKGVAGNIYKGKVVKVLPGMQSAFVDIGLEKAAFLHVADLIAENINEDMIYQNIDEDQTENDIEESVNGKQQIPIEDIIQEGQEIVVQVAKEPIGQKGARLTTHLTLPGRYLVLMPYYNHIGVSRKIEDEEERERLRNILAELKPNNFGLIARTVSEGSSKEDLESDMDYLLRLWNKISEKMSTSNAPELLYKDLELLFRTLRDITTNDVKRIIIDNRSDYLKLKSFYREYLPNLDLEIKLYENSIPIFDYYNIEIEINRMFDRVVWLKSGGYIVIDQAEALTVIDVNTGRFVGKRNFEETILKTNLEAAKEIAYQLRLRNIGGIIIVDFIDMEREEHIEKVLQTLNQEFKKDRGKVTVVNISPLGLFEITRKRVKESLTKALSENCPYCDGKGFIKSKVTVCYDILREIRRIAPYYEKKKIFIEAHSDVVDILLNNEKDSIDEIELMFNVAIEVKANNTFHIEHYEVIPLESI from the coding sequence ATGTCAAAAGAAATTATTATAAATTCCACAGTAAACGAAACTAGGGTTGCAATATTAGAAAACGGTACCGTATCCGAAATCTATATTGAGCGACATAATAAAAAAGGTGTAGCAGGAAATATTTACAAAGGCAAAGTAGTAAAAGTTTTACCAGGAATGCAATCAGCCTTTGTGGATATAGGTCTCGAAAAAGCAGCCTTTTTGCACGTAGCCGATTTAATAGCAGAAAATATAAACGAAGATATGATATACCAAAATATTGATGAAGATCAGACTGAAAATGATATTGAAGAATCTGTAAATGGTAAACAGCAAATTCCTATTGAAGATATTATTCAAGAAGGACAAGAAATTGTGGTTCAGGTGGCTAAAGAACCTATCGGACAAAAAGGTGCAAGGCTCACCACCCATCTTACACTACCCGGCCGATATCTTGTGTTAATGCCATATTACAATCATATAGGTGTTTCAAGAAAAATCGAAGATGAAGAAGAAAGAGAACGTTTGAGAAACATACTTGCGGAATTAAAACCTAATAATTTTGGATTAATAGCACGGACTGTGAGTGAAGGTTCTTCAAAAGAGGATCTCGAATCCGATATGGACTACCTTCTGAGACTCTGGAACAAAATCTCTGAAAAAATGTCTACATCTAATGCACCAGAACTTCTCTATAAAGACTTAGAGCTCCTTTTTCGAACACTCAGAGACATTACAACCAACGATGTTAAAAGGATAATAATAGATAACAGATCAGACTATTTAAAGTTAAAATCTTTTTATAGAGAATACCTGCCCAATCTCGACCTTGAAATCAAGCTTTATGAAAACAGTATTCCAATCTTTGATTATTACAATATTGAAATTGAAATCAATAGAATGTTTGATAGGGTAGTGTGGCTTAAATCTGGTGGATATATCGTTATTGATCAGGCAGAGGCACTTACAGTTATAGATGTTAATACCGGTAGATTTGTTGGAAAAAGAAATTTTGAAGAAACCATTTTAAAAACAAACCTTGAAGCAGCAAAGGAAATTGCCTACCAGTTACGGTTAAGAAATATAGGTGGCATAATTATTGTAGACTTTATTGATATGGAAAGGGAAGAGCATATTGAAAAAGTTTTGCAAACACTAAATCAAGAATTTAAAAAGGATAGAGGCAAAGTAACTGTAGTGAACATTTCCCCATTAGGATTGTTTGAAATCACAAGAAAGAGAGTTAAAGAAAGTCTTACCAAAGCATTGAGTGAAAACTGTCCATACTGTGATGGAAAGGGATTTATCAAGTCCAAGGTTACTGTATGTTATGATATTTTAAGGGAAATTAGAAGAATTGCTCCTTATTATGAAAAAAAGAAAATCTTTATTGAAGCTCACTCCGACGTAGTGGATATCTTGTTAAATAATGAAAAAGACAGTATTGATGAAATCGAACTTATGTTTAACGTAGCTATTGAAGTGAAAGCAAATAACACATTTCATATAGAACACTATGAGGTTATCCCGCTTGAATCAATTTAA
- a CDS encoding GTP-binding protein codes for MSFINYSTKEINCKIVYYGPGLCGKTTNLQYIYSKTDPKMRGKMISLTTEIERTLFFDFMPLSLGTIKGFKLRFHLYTVPGQIFYDASRKLILKGADGVVFVADSQVDRMDANLDSFDNLKDNLAEHGYNLDIIPLVLQYNKRDLPNIIPVSELEKALNYRKVPSFEAIAVKGVGVFDTLKAIVKEIIFKLKS; via the coding sequence ATGTCATTTATTAATTACTCCACTAAAGAGATAAATTGTAAAATTGTTTATTATGGTCCAGGGTTGTGTGGTAAAACTACAAATCTTCAATACATTTACAGTAAAACTGATCCAAAGATGCGTGGCAAGATGATATCCCTTACCACAGAAATAGAAAGAACACTGTTTTTTGACTTCATGCCTCTTAGTCTTGGCACTATAAAGGGATTCAAGCTCAGGTTTCACCTTTACACAGTCCCAGGTCAAATTTTCTATGATGCCAGTAGGAAACTCATTTTAAAAGGTGCTGATGGTGTTGTCTTTGTAGCTGATTCTCAAGTAGATAGAATGGATGCAAACCTTGACAGTTTCGATAACCTCAAAGACAATTTAGCAGAACACGGCTATAATCTTGACATTATCCCTCTTGTATTACAATATAATAAAAGAGATTTACCAAATATAATACCTGTTAGTGAACTTGAAAAAGCATTGAATTATAGAAAAGTCCCATCCTTTGAGGCAATAGCCGTTAAAGGGGTGGGGGTATTTGATACATTAAAAGCAATAGTAAAAGAAATTATTTTTAAACTGAAAAGCTAA
- a CDS encoding roadblock/LC7 domain-containing protein — protein MDEFYFLMDEEIASKIEAELNRLKDESNSKAVFLLDKNGQTISCSKDTEGYDKTSLGALIAGNVAATGGLAKLLGEKEFSILFHEGENEHIHINLINQKFILVVIFDESTSLGLVRLRVKKAINNLIPLFKTINNKKKSNESKPIFEDITEEDIERLFQGE, from the coding sequence ATGGATGAATTTTACTTTTTAATGGATGAAGAAATCGCATCAAAAATTGAAGCAGAGTTAAATAGACTGAAGGATGAATCAAACTCCAAAGCTGTTTTTTTACTTGATAAAAACGGCCAAACAATAAGTTGCAGTAAAGATACTGAAGGATATGACAAAACTTCCCTTGGGGCATTAATTGCAGGAAATGTGGCTGCCACAGGTGGACTGGCAAAACTTTTAGGTGAAAAAGAATTTTCAATCCTTTTTCACGAAGGAGAAAACGAACATATACACATAAACCTTATAAATCAAAAATTTATATTGGTTGTTATATTTGATGAATCTACTTCTCTTGGTTTGGTAAGATTAAGAGTAAAAAAGGCAATAAACAACTTAATTCCATTATTTAAAACTATTAATAACAAAAAAAAGAGCAATGAAAGTAAACCAATCTTTGAGGATATAACAGAAGAAGATATAGAAAGGCTTTTTCAAGGTGAATAA